The following coding sequences are from one Gossypium hirsutum isolate 1008001.06 chromosome A12, Gossypium_hirsutum_v2.1, whole genome shotgun sequence window:
- the LOC107886058 gene encoding homeobox-leucine zipper protein HAT4, translating to MAEKEDLGLSLSLSFPQNHHSLQRNLRPSLVPSSANSCSSPSTLTLNKHSWNDSSPPSDHNLESFRAEMGSIFRGIDMNILPSTADCEEEAGVSSPNSTISSVSGKRSEREGNGDELEIEKSSSRGISDEEDGDTSRKKLRLSKDQSAILEENFKEHNTLNPKQKLALAKQLGLRPRQVEVWFQNRRARTKLKQTEVDCEFLKRCCENLTEENQRLQKEVQELRALKLSSTQFYMQMTPPTTLTMCTSCERVAVPPNPPSSTTVDPRSHHQLAQTHQRAFHINPWAPSAAHRPLDALRPRS from the exons atggCGGAAAAAGAAGATCTGGGTTTGAGTCTGAGCTTGAGTTTCCCTCAGAATCACCACTCTTTACAGCGAAATCTTAGGCCTTCGCTTGTTCCTTCCTCTGCTAATTCTTGCTCTTCTCCTTCTACTTTAACCCTTAACAAACACTCATGGAATGATTCTTCTCCTCCTTCAG ATCATAACTTGGAATCATTCCGGGCGGAGATGGGGTCAATTTTTAGAGGAATCGACATGAACATATTGCCATCGACGGCAGATTGTGAAGAAGAAGCTGGGGTTTCATCTCCGAACAGCACGATATCGAGCGTGAGTGGAAAAAGGAGCGAAAGAGAAGGCAACGGAGACGAGCTTGAGATCGAAAAATCGTCATCTCGTGGAATCAGCGACGAAGAAGATGGCGACACTTCGAGAAAAAAGCTTAGACTTTCTAAAGATCAGTCTGCTATTCTCGAGGAAAACTTTAAAGAACACAACACTCTCAACCCC AAACAAAAGTTAGCATTGGCTAAGCAGCTGGGATTACGACCCAGACAAGTCGAAGTGTGGTTTCAAAACAGAAGGGCAAG GACCAAGCTGAAGCAAACGGAGGTTGACTGTGAGTTCCTTAAGAGATGCTGTGAGAATCTGACGGAGGAGAACCAACGGTTGCAGAAAGAAGTTCAGGAGCTGAGAGCGCTGAAACTTTCCTCCACCCAGTTCTACATGCAAATGACCCCACCCACTACCCTCACCATGTGCACATCATGTGAGAGGGTTGCGGTCCCACCCAACCCACCATCATCCACCACCGTTGATCCACGGTCCCATCATCAACTAGCCCAAACCCATCAGAGAGCTTTCCACATCAACCCTTGGGCTCCATCCGCCGCTCATAGACCGTTGGATGCTCTCCGTCCTCGATCGTAA